A genomic region of Paenibacillus sp. PL2-23 contains the following coding sequences:
- a CDS encoding BMP family protein translates to MKKHLAFVLTLMLAISVIAACGGGNTNEGAANGGGDEADKKRIALVLPEQIGVNPFFALMDEGFKRAGEEFGAEVKTIESTDPAGFEQNLRSTVAENYDLIITATFQAEDALNKVAPENPDKSFAIIDTVVDQPNVRSVVFREHEAAFLLGAAAGLSTKTNKVGAVVAIDAPLLSKYTKGFEQGLKHTNADAEFFVNYVGSFTDSAKGKELAVLQHSKGADFIAGMAAVGDLGVFEAAKEFGFYASGQDVDRTELDPEHIVLSQLKGTDAVAYETVKAFMSGTFEFGAADYGLKEDGVGLTFVTRESKSPLSPFVGQETVDKVKAIAEDIKSGKIEVINPLAQ, encoded by the coding sequence ATGAAAAAACATTTAGCGTTTGTTTTGACACTCATGCTTGCGATCAGCGTCATCGCCGCTTGCGGCGGCGGCAATACCAACGAAGGAGCCGCGAATGGCGGCGGGGACGAAGCGGACAAAAAAAGAATAGCGCTTGTTCTGCCTGAGCAAATCGGCGTCAACCCTTTCTTCGCTCTAATGGATGAAGGCTTCAAGCGCGCAGGCGAAGAGTTTGGCGCGGAAGTGAAAACAATCGAATCGACAGACCCGGCCGGCTTCGAGCAGAACCTTCGCTCCACGGTGGCTGAGAATTACGATCTGATTATTACGGCTACATTCCAAGCAGAGGACGCGCTGAATAAGGTTGCGCCGGAAAATCCGGACAAGTCCTTTGCAATTATCGACACAGTGGTGGATCAGCCAAACGTTCGCAGCGTTGTATTCCGCGAGCATGAAGCGGCGTTCCTGCTCGGGGCGGCTGCAGGCCTCTCCACAAAAACCAATAAGGTAGGTGCGGTTGTCGCCATCGACGCTCCGCTGCTGAGCAAATATACAAAAGGCTTTGAGCAAGGCTTGAAGCACACCAACGCTGATGCTGAGTTTTTCGTGAACTACGTCGGCAGCTTTACGGATTCCGCAAAAGGCAAGGAGCTTGCCGTATTGCAGCATTCCAAAGGCGCAGACTTCATCGCGGGTATGGCAGCGGTAGGCGATCTCGGGGTATTCGAAGCGGCGAAGGAGTTTGGCTTCTACGCTTCCGGCCAGGACGTGGACCGCACGGAGCTGGACCCTGAGCATATCGTCTTGTCGCAGCTGAAGGGCACGGATGCTGTAGCATACGAAACGGTTAAAGCATTCATGAGTGGTACATTCGAATTCGGAGCCGCAGACTACGGCTTGAAGGAAGACGGTGTCGGCCTGACGTTTGTTACGAGAGAGAGCAAGTCTCCTCTCAGTCCGTTCGTCGGTCAGGAAACGGTAGACAAGGTGAAGGCAATCGCCGAAGACATCAAGTCCGGCAAGATTGAAGTTATCAACCCGCTAGCTCAATAG